One window from the genome of Podospora pseudocomata strain CBS 415.72m chromosome 6, whole genome shotgun sequence encodes:
- a CDS encoding hypothetical protein (COG:S; EggNog:ENOG503PC1B), whose protein sequence is MSPIIFTCPLCGWRIYEPSATSSWMNEFRGLYLCSTEKKITLTGVGLYSDPEGGVFIAPPNTASRYDDDGYNISEQDQFGTWGYAVNNRRGFPMHDACWKLLEEAIHPEPVPLDRLFDVLDSLISAMYGKLDWGYKECCPPDGCAVKQSFPWEGVADSRQVTAPPFSSDPFSIDVDQILSRRFGTCEVPAPPANISSGPISRNDPFLSLPEELCTAIAFYLPTQDALHARLASRSFWHLFDCQQFWASRFIGRNSDLSWLFEVRRHPYRGARDWRWLYHQITDKDNNWNELIRGALHNRQHIWLSVLPIVEILELRLTPKVAVAEGDEQVVPKPGFNLRVGGTAAEHSDIWSPLKPGCRRRYKQYLPIPQERARISASTIMAGSFTYIAGLSVVSDSQTVKVGYIGPKEKERSIELDASKLRVSNVAVGLRGIHALLFADSTSSAPWLGDPDDAAITTRLGNVADIAALEVWSDGFRLVEIAIVKKEDADCSDVENNIILRNSAVWYPDIPPAHLNLNEEFFFPAQSYTQGFKPLFWTHFGGPGGIYLKDLHRISWSTADEIMAFEFQNEDVPLDCRMFGRAPLPDSDDEDNLDIFDIDGPGGERITAIEISQKYYKEDGERWLMSEGALALFKVCCTPAATAHSTLLGSVFTNRGRYYQFEDEPKPRSWNVKTKLFTSPPGYIITGFYGAQFQGLVALGVITELEP, encoded by the exons ATGAGTCCAATCATCTTTACTTGTCCCCTTTGTGGATGGCGCATCTACGAACCCTCAGCCACATCATCCTGGATGAATGAATTTCGTGGCC TTTACTTATGTTCGACGGAAAAGAAGATTACCCTGACAGGTGTTGGCCTCTACAGCGATCCTGAAGGTGGCGTCTTTATCGCTCCACCGAATACAGCTAGCcgatatgatgatgatggctacAATATTTCAGAACAGGACCAGTTTGGAACCTGGGGATATGCAGTCAACAACAGACGCGGCTTTCCTATGCACGACGCCTGCTGGAAACTTTTGGAGGAAGCCATCCACCCAGAACCGGTGCCTCTTGATAGGTTGTTCGATGTCTTGGACTCTTTAATAAGCGCTATGTACGGAAAGCTTGATTGGGGCTACAAAGAATGCTGTCCGCCAGACGGCTGCGCTGTGAAGCAGTCATTCCCATGGGAGGGAGTCGCTGACAGTAGGCAAGTGACGGCGCCCCCTTTCTCATCGGATCCATTTTCCATCGACGTTGATCAGATATTGAGCCGAAGGTTTGGAACTTGTGAAGTCCCTGCCCCCCCGGCCAACATTTCATCTGGTCCAATATCGAGAAACGATCCATTCCTTTCACTTCCGGAAGAGCTTTGCACTGCAATTGCCTTCTATCTGCCTACACAGGATGCTCTTCACGCCCGCCTCGCATCACGGTCCTTTTGGCATCTATTTGATTGTCAACAATTCTGGGCATCCCGATTCATAGGTCGAAACTCAGACCTCTCATGGCTATTTGAAGTTCGTCGGCATCCCTACAGAGGTGCTCGCGATTGGCGCTGGCTGTATCACCAAATCACTGACAAGGACAATAACTGGAATGAGCTGATCCGGGGCGCTCTTCACAACAGGCAACACATTTGGCTTTCCGTTCTGCCCATTGTGGAAATTTTGGAGCTTCGTTTAACCCCAAAGGTCGCGGTTGCAGAAGGGGATGAGCAGGTGGTTCCAAAACCCGGCTTCAATTTACGAGTTGGTGGGACGGCAGCGGAGCACTCTGATATATGGAGCCCGCTAAAACCTGGATGTCGCCGTCGATACAAGCAGTACCTGCCCATTCCTCAGGAAAGGGCCCGAATTTCCGCCTCGACGATAATGGCTGGATCTTTCACGTATATTGCGGGCTTATCAGTCGTATCAGACTCACAAACTGTCAAGGTCGGCTACATTGGtcccaaggaaaaggagcgATCTATCGAACTGGATGCCTCTAAGCTAAGAGTTTCCAACGTTGCTGTCGGGTTACGAGGTATCCACGCTCTACTGTTTGCGGActcaacaagctcagccCCCTGGCTTGGTGATCCCGATGATGCTGCAATAACAACACGGCTTGGGAATGTAGCAGATATTGCAGCACTGGAAGTTTGGTCCGAC GGATTCAGACTTGTCGAAATTGCGATTGTCAAGAAAGAAGACGCTGACTGTAGCGACGtggagaacaacatcatcttgAGAAACTCCGCAGTATGGTATCCTGATATACCACCGgctcacctcaacctcaacgaAGAGTTCTTTTTTCCTGCCCAGTCATACACTCAAGGATTCAAGCCGCTATTCTGGACCCATTTCGGCGGACCAGGAGGTATATACTTAAAGGACTTGCATAGGATATCATGGAGTACGGCAGACGAGATCATGGCTTTTGAGTTTCAAAACGAGGACGTTCCATTGGACTGTCGGATGTTTGGTCGGGCTCCGCTGCCTGACtcagacgacgaggacaaTCTCGATATCTTTGATATCGATGGCCCTGGAGGGGAAAGGATCACCGCTATTGAAATCAGTCAAAAATACTATAAGGAAGATGGTGAAAGATGGTTGATGTCGGAGGGAGCATTAGCGCTGTTCAAGGTATGTTGCACACCTGCAGCCACTGCCCATTCCACCTTATTAGGGAGT GTCTTCACCAACCGTGGACGGTACTACCAGTTTGAGGACGAACCGAAGCCACGGAGTTGGAACGTCAAGACGAAGCTGTTCACATCACCTCCAGGTTACATTATTACGGGATTCTATGGGGCTCAGTTTCAGGGGCTTGTAGCGCTGGGAGTCATTACTGAGTTGGAACCTTAA
- a CDS encoding hypothetical protein (EggNog:ENOG503PNUP) gives MSGYMHIRAILKLYEALKPGSKEDRVDALWANILPLFFPILEDFVTETQPHPKPSTDLKEDVRVRYVEHKSDRFKPLFVIENKRTEFETHGAVWDSAAGQLLDYLEIERDTAKRQGFKNITLYGAVTVGRYSKFYIFPAEAKSLQPFESLDHLEFKKDEAKIVAILKKIYGAASRPPSRAGSASGVGSRPGSRGNTTAAPTGRPGSSGSNTARPGSSGTTARPGATTTASRPSTTASRPGSSGSTRPGSSGKISGSR, from the coding sequence ATGTCTGGATACATGCACATCAGggccatcctcaagctctACGAGGCTTTGAAGCCCGGGAGCAAGGAAGATCGAGTTGACGCTCTCTGGGccaacatcctccctctctttttccCTATCCTGGAGGACTTCGTCACCGAGACCCAGCCTCACCCCAAGCCGTCCACCGATCTTAAGGAAGACGTTAGAGTACGCTACGTCGAGCACAAGTCGGACAGATTCAAGcccctcttcgtcatcgAGAACAAGCGGACCGAGTTCGAGACCCATGGAGCAGTCTGGGACTCCGCCGCCGGCCAGCTTCTTGACTACCTCGAGATCGAGCGTGACACCGCCAAGCGCCAGGGCTTCAAGAACATCACCCTCTATGGCGCTGTGACCGTTGGCCGATACTCCAAGTTTTACATCTTCCctgccgaggccaagagccTCCAGCCGTTCGAGtccctcgaccacctcgaaTTCAAAAAAGACGAGGCTAAGATTGTTGCTATTCTCAAGAAGATTTATGGTGCTGCTTCCCGCCCTCCCTCGCGGGCTGGTTCTGCCAGTGGCGTGGGGTCTCGCCCCGGGTCCCGCGGTAACACCACGGCTGCTCCTACTGGTCGCCCTGGAAGCAGTGGCAGTAACACTGCCCGGCCTGGAAGCAGTGGCACTACCGCTCGTCCCGGTGCTACTACCACTGCTTCCCGCCCCAGCACCACTGCCTCCCGCCCCGGCTCGAGCGGCAGTACCCGCCCTGGTTCCTCTGGAAAGATCTCCGGCTCCCGCTAA
- a CDS encoding hypothetical protein (COG:S; EggNog:ENOG503PC3P), producing MEGKRRVHIHVFWWSAGETRSGVCLKAKRKQAPMTLGKFRAVDSRTRPARCYRFMDVHRVSCGLVKYGHGLTTLSCASWVSGISKLACTTYKALKKASRKRTLAANLCYGRMIAEAITPSESGARYRLRLLFKSHLGKGASGGSADDYHACLWCVSAAVTVRESDATVFRSADDLLQHLSRHPQPLPQIPGVNVCYGPEPEQPDFDLHLPDGPVPVPMPDNVTRLATAIAIKVHFQRHGRGKLEKPPRYDGEMLEFMEGARIMGVMFPEKWEGKWCLGRHNGMFGAFPSKVIELRAPQESEVPVGGESGMIVTTRWKGTPPKSGGVAWVAFGKGEVITNVQCLYADYWCWYGTNSKGKTGVFPQSHVDLQTLKAQESTAPRRPSRGLFLFGR from the exons AtggaggggaaaaggagggtTCATATACATGTGTTTTGGTGGTCAGCCGGGGAGACTCGGTCAGGAGTGTGCTTGAAGGCGAAACGGAAGCAGGCTCCAATGACCTTGGGGAAGTTTCGTGCTGTGGATAGTCGTACCAGGCCAGCAAGGTGTTACCGCTTCATGGACGTCCACAGAGTGTCGTGTGGTTTGGTGAAGTATGGACACGGGC TCACCACGCTGTCCTGTGCGAGTTGGGTATCAGGGATATCTAAGCTTGCATGTACCACGTACAAAGCATTGAAGAAGGCAAGCAGAAAAAGAACATTAGCGGCTAACCTCTGCTATGGTCGTATGATAGCCGAAGCAATCACCCCCTCTGAATCCGGAGCTCGATATCGACTCCGATTACTCTTCAAATCCCACCTCGGCAAGGGCGCATCAGGCGGAAGCGCAGACGATTACCACGCTTGCCTCTGGTGCGTGAGTGCGGCTGTGACAGTGCGGGAGAGCGACGCGACTGTCTTCCGGTCAGCGGACGACCTCCTGCAGCATTTATCCCGACACCCGCAGCCATTACCTCAAATACCTGGGGTGAACGTTTGCTATGGACCCGAGCCAGAACAGCCCGATTTTGACCTGCACCTGCCCGACGGCCCTGTGCCCGTACCCATGCCGGACAACGTCACCCGGTTGGCGACGGCTATTGCAATCAAAGTCCACTTTCAACGTCATGGGCGAGGGAAGCTCGAGAAGCCGCCGAGGTATGATGGTGAGATGCTTGAGTTTATGGAAGGGGCGAGGATCATGGGGGTCATGTTCCccgagaagtgggagggCAAGTGGTGTCTGGGGAGACATAACGGAATGTTTGGGGCTTTCCCGTCGAAGGTGATTGAGCTCCGGGCGCCGCAGGAGAGTGAGGTTCCTGTGGGTGGGGAGAGTGGGATGATTGTGACCACGCGGTGGAAGGGGACTCCTCCCAAATCCGGCGGTGTAGCTTGGGTGGCGTTTGGGAAAGGCGAGGTCATCACAAATGTCCAGT GTCTTTATGCGGATTACTGGTGCTGGTATGGGACAAATAGCAAGGGCAAGACTGGTGTATTTCCCCAGTCACATGTCGATTTGCAGACCCTCAAAGCGCAAGAGTCAACTGCACCGAGACGTCCAAGCCGGGgattgtttttgtttggaAGATAA
- a CDS encoding hypothetical protein (EggNog:ENOG503PU6E), with the protein MSLLALFRNRDAKTPTESPPANVSKKRLRKKSFARLTERNIEAVQELSSPMGNHVSFESNPRSQRHPRASANIPELPCLPIYETLTLSMGSSKGPCHGGSETSSTKVKEKPRPLSKCMPQNTSRVHFLPQQESPTFKLVPNIHPTPTPQPTPKSPVYDRASILADSYRSILPDFDAMEQIIESEDNLSLPQSPSEKCPHIPLCRPPTNQSVCRQSTVAKQVIVEVPSSPQHHSFIAQIDSVVEPQSAASSFTVVENSERSSEEEATAPAIPPQAPQRKVQAINQSRALQQSPSVAASSNPASPRRPRPPSPRFKVTKGDNTKSSLALQICTHMLTDELKKALFAKQDGVDEDSQAAKLQVLLLIEAYEGVMESCKEQLAHSEQEGSNVEVKHAREAVEILGHWLDSLYEIYGEAFGRDED; encoded by the coding sequence ATGTCTCTGCTCGCCTTGTTCAGAAATCGAGATGCAAAAACCCCGACCGAGTCACCTCCGGCCAATGTGTCCAAGAAACGATTGAGGAAGAAATCTTTTGCTCGTCTCACAGAAAGAAACATCGAAGCTGTCCAGGAATTGAGCAGCCCCATGGGAAACCATGTTTCCTTCGAAAGCAACCCACGGTCCCAGCGCCACCCACGCGCTTCCGCCAACATCCCCGAGCTGCCATGCTTACCTATATATGAGACCTTGACACTGTCTATGGGATCTTCCAAGGGGCCATGCCATGGTGGCAGTGAAACGTCGTCAACGAAGGTCAAGGAAAAGCCGCGGCCTCTATCGAAATGTATGCCTCAGAATACCTCACGGGTTCACTTTCTCCCACAACAAGAGTCACCAACCTTCAAACTCGTCCCTAACATCCACCCAACGCCCACTCCGCAGCCAACTCCGAAATCCCCGGTTTACGACCGAGCTTCGATACTCGCTGACTCGTATCGATCAATACTTCCCGACTTTGATGCCATGGAACAAATCATCGAATCGGAAGATAACCTCTCTCTGCCCCAGAGTCCCTCTGAAAAATGCCCCCATATTCCACTCTGCCGGCCCCCCACCAATCAGTCGGTATGCCGGCAGTCAACAGTCGCCAAGCAAGTCATCGTTGAGGTGCCATCCTCACCTCAGCACCACTCCTTCATTGCGCAGATAGATTCAGTCGTTGAGCCCCAGTCAGCAGCATCTTCGTTTACCGTTGTGGAAAATAGCGAACGAAGTTCCGAAGAGGAGGCCACAGCGCCTGCCATTCCGCCTCAGGCTCCTCAACGGAAGGTTCAAGCCATCAACCAGAGTCGTGCATTGCAACAGTCCCCGTCAGTCGCAGCGAGCAGTAATCCTGCCTCCCCGAGGCGACCAAGGCCTCCTTCACCGCGGTTTAAAGTTACAAAAGGGGACAACACCAAGAGCTCTCTGGCGTTGCAAATTTGCACGCATATGCTCACTGACgagctgaagaaggcgtTGTTTGCCAAACAGGATGGTGTCGATGAGGATTCACAAGCTGCGAAGCTGCaggttttgttgttgatcgAGGCTTATGAGGGTGTGATGGAGAGCTGTAAAGAGCAGCTTGCGCACTCAGAGCAAGAGGGGAGCAATGTCGAAGTCAAACATGCtagggaggcggtggagattTTGGGGCATTGGTTGGATAGTTTGTATGAGATTTATGGCGAGGCCTTTGGACGTGATGAGGACTAA